In a genomic window of Candidatus Atribacteria bacterium ADurb.Bin276:
- the speG gene encoding Spermidine N(1)-acetyltransferase: MYFKKLLGERCYLSPLNLQDCEIYTKWINDIDVSLGVTFARVLMTPEQEKEILEKLSRVEYNFAIVELNKDELIGNIGFTHIDFINHTAEMGIFIGNKDYWGKGYGAEAIELLLDFGFNILNLHNINLKVYSYNKPAIKCYQIVGFKEVGRLRETKQIAGQKFDHIIMDILEKEYKSKLIKGLVDKRNQEN; encoded by the coding sequence ATGTATTTTAAAAAACTGTTGGGTGAAAGATGTTATCTTTCGCCTTTGAATCTTCAAGATTGTGAGATTTATACTAAATGGATAAACGACATTGATGTATCCTTAGGAGTAACCTTTGCCCGTGTTCTGATGACGCCCGAGCAAGAAAAAGAAATTCTGGAGAAACTATCCCGAGTGGAATATAATTTCGCCATTGTGGAGTTAAACAAAGATGAGCTCATCGGCAACATTGGTTTTACCCATATCGACTTTATCAACCATACTGCCGAGATGGGAATATTCATTGGTAACAAGGATTATTGGGGGAAAGGTTATGGAGCAGAAGCCATAGAATTATTGCTGGATTTTGGCTTTAATATATTGAACCTGCATAATATCAATTTGAAGGTATATTCCTACAATAAGCCAGCCATCAAATGTTATCAAATAGTAGGATTTAAGGAAGTTGGGAGACTTCGGGAAACAAAACAGATAGCCGGACAAAAATTTGACCATATTATAATGGACATCCTGGAAAAAGAATACAAATCAAAACTTATTAAGGGTTTGGTCGACAAGAGAAACCAAGAAAACTGA
- the ybaK gene encoding Cys-tRNA(Pro)/Cys-tRNA(Cys) deacylase YbaK: MQDNLKKKAEIVQTALNEFGVELNVVQLAASTRSAQEAAAAVGCTLGQIAKSLVFKGANSQKPILIIASGKNRVNEKAIEAVIKEKLQKADADFVLSQTGFSIGGVPPVGHKNPIPIYIDQDLMQFEEIWAAAGTPNAVFKLTPKILVEITKGIIIPIK; the protein is encoded by the coding sequence ATGCAGGATAACTTAAAGAAAAAGGCGGAAATCGTACAAACCGCTCTGAATGAATTTGGAGTTGAATTGAATGTGGTTCAGTTAGCAGCATCAACTCGTTCTGCTCAAGAAGCCGCAGCTGCAGTAGGCTGTACCTTGGGTCAAATTGCGAAATCATTGGTTTTCAAAGGAGCAAACTCGCAAAAACCTATCCTGATTATTGCTAGCGGAAAGAATCGAGTAAACGAAAAAGCCATTGAGGCAGTGATCAAGGAAAAACTACAAAAAGCCGATGCTGACTTTGTTTTGTCGCAAACCGGTTTCTCTATTGGAGGTGTCCCACCTGTTGGACATAAAAATCCAATTCCTATCTATATCGATCAAGACTTAATGCAATTCGAAGAAATCTGGGCTGCAGCTGGAACTCCCAATGCGGTTTTTAAGCTCACTCCGAAAATCTTAGTTGAAATCACCAAAGGAATTATTATTCCTATTAAATGA